Proteins from one Hydrogenivirga caldilitoris genomic window:
- the ahcY gene encoding adenosylhomocysteinase, translated as MDYHVKDLSLADQGKNRIEWAEMDMPVLRSIRERFSVEKPLKGVRISACLHVTTETANLILTLKEGGAEVFLTASNPLSTQDDVAAALVKHYNIPVFAIRGEDRDTYYSHLKAVIEREPHIVIDDGADLISTIHKEYPELSEKVLGGMEETTTGVIRLKAMAKDGVLKFPIIAVNDAYTKHMFDNRYGTGQSTIDGILRATNRLIAGSYFVVAGYGWCGKGVAQRARGMGATVIVTEVDPIKALEARMDGFLVMPMEEAAKLGDFFVTVTGNTSVIRGEHFKVMKDGAIVSNSGHFNVEIDLEALESLSVSKREIRKEVEEYKLQDGRRIYVLSQGRLVNLAAAEGHPASVMDMSFANQALSAEYIKFHSTELKKDVYKVPDEIDREVAKLKLNAMGIRIDELTPEQVKYLSSWEFGT; from the coding sequence ATGGACTACCACGTGAAAGACCTATCCTTAGCAGACCAGGGAAAGAACAGAATTGAATGGGCTGAGATGGACATGCCTGTTCTCAGAAGTATAAGGGAGAGGTTCTCGGTGGAAAAACCCCTTAAGGGTGTAAGAATATCTGCCTGTCTTCATGTAACAACAGAAACTGCAAACCTTATACTTACCCTGAAAGAAGGTGGAGCGGAGGTATTCCTTACCGCTTCAAATCCGCTATCAACCCAGGACGATGTGGCAGCAGCTCTTGTAAAACACTACAACATCCCTGTTTTTGCCATAAGGGGTGAGGATAGAGATACCTACTACTCCCATCTTAAAGCTGTAATAGAAAGAGAGCCTCACATAGTTATAGATGACGGGGCAGACCTCATCTCTACTATACATAAGGAGTATCCTGAGCTGTCCGAGAAAGTTCTCGGAGGTATGGAGGAAACAACGACCGGTGTAATAAGGCTAAAGGCAATGGCCAAGGATGGTGTTTTAAAGTTCCCAATAATAGCTGTTAACGATGCATACACAAAACACATGTTTGACAACAGATACGGCACCGGGCAGTCAACGATAGATGGGATTCTGAGGGCTACTAACAGGCTTATAGCAGGTTCCTACTTCGTTGTCGCCGGATACGGGTGGTGTGGTAAAGGAGTCGCCCAGAGAGCAAGGGGCATGGGAGCCACTGTTATAGTCACTGAGGTTGACCCAATAAAGGCTCTTGAAGCTAGGATGGATGGCTTCCTTGTTATGCCAATGGAAGAGGCTGCTAAACTCGGAGATTTCTTCGTTACCGTTACAGGAAACACATCCGTAATTAGGGGGGAGCATTTTAAAGTTATGAAAGACGGAGCTATAGTCTCAAACTCAGGGCACTTCAACGTTGAGATAGACCTTGAAGCTCTTGAAAGCCTCAGTGTATCAAAGAGGGAGATAAGAAAAGAGGTTGAGGAGTATAAACTTCAAGATGGGAGGAGGATATACGTCCTATCCCAGGGAAGACTTGTCAACCTTGCAGCCGCGGAGGGACACCCGGCTTCCGTTATGGATATGTCCTTTGCAAACCAGGCTCTCTCAGCCGAATACATAAAATTTCACTCAACAGAGCTCAAAAAGGATGTTTACAAAGTCCCCGATGAAATAGACAGGGAAGTTGCCAAGCTCAAGTTGAACGCAATGGGTATCCGTATAGATGAGTTGACTCCAGAGCAGGTTAAGTATCTCTCTTCATGGGAGTTTGGAACTTAA
- the hypD gene encoding hydrogenase formation protein HypD: MESLESQIDLRREFRDSKRIKQLVESIKRKSEGLDLPIRIMEFCGGHTHAIMKFGIDQLLEDVVRFVHGPGCPVCVMPMGRIDLALELARRGVILCSYGDLLRVPGSRRKSLLSLRAEGADVRMVYSCMDTLKIAKENPSREVVFFAIGFETTTPQTAVLIKKAQELGLNNLSVVSNHVITPAAIQHILNAPEIREIGKVRIDAFIGPGHVSVIIGTKPYHYFAEEFQKPVVISGFEPVDVLQSVLLIINQLKNREAKVQNQYGRFVTYEGNKKAQNLVADVFELRKEFEWRGLGNVPYSALKINAKYRAFDAERRFSVTLPEPREHPACICGKVIRGVSVPTDCKLFGTVCTPSNPLGSCMVSSEGACAAYFKYRKEFIKS; this comes from the coding sequence ATGGAGAGTTTGGAGAGCCAGATAGACCTCAGGAGAGAGTTTAGAGACTCCAAGAGGATAAAACAGCTCGTAGAAAGTATAAAGAGGAAGTCTGAAGGTTTAGACCTTCCAATTCGTATTATGGAATTCTGCGGGGGACACACCCATGCAATAATGAAGTTTGGAATAGACCAGTTGCTTGAAGATGTGGTCCGTTTCGTCCATGGACCGGGCTGTCCCGTCTGCGTAATGCCTATGGGGAGGATAGATCTTGCCCTTGAGCTGGCTCGGAGAGGTGTGATCCTGTGTTCTTACGGGGACCTCCTCAGGGTTCCAGGCTCTCGCAGGAAAAGCCTTCTGAGCTTAAGGGCGGAAGGGGCTGATGTTCGTATGGTTTACTCCTGTATGGATACCCTTAAGATTGCTAAGGAAAACCCAAGTAGGGAGGTTGTATTTTTTGCCATAGGTTTTGAAACCACCACTCCTCAAACGGCGGTTCTGATAAAGAAAGCCCAGGAGCTTGGACTCAACAATCTCTCTGTGGTGTCAAACCACGTAATTACTCCAGCCGCCATTCAGCACATACTTAACGCTCCTGAGATAAGGGAGATAGGGAAGGTGAGAATAGACGCCTTTATAGGACCAGGGCACGTCAGTGTGATAATAGGGACAAAACCTTACCACTACTTCGCTGAGGAATTTCAAAAACCTGTTGTTATATCCGGTTTTGAGCCTGTTGACGTTCTACAGTCGGTTCTGCTTATAATCAATCAGCTTAAGAACCGTGAGGCAAAGGTTCAGAACCAGTACGGAAGATTTGTTACTTATGAAGGAAATAAGAAAGCCCAGAATCTTGTTGCGGATGTGTTTGAACTCAGGAAGGAGTTTGAATGGAGAGGACTTGGGAACGTTCCTTACAGCGCCCTTAAGATAAATGCAAAGTACCGTGCCTTTGATGCAGAAAGACGTTTCAGTGTAACCCTACCAGAACCCAGGGAGCACCCTGCATGTATATGTGGAAAGGTTATAAGGGGTGTGTCCGTACCTACGGACTGTAAGCTATTCGGAACGGTCTGCACGCCTTCAAATCCCCTCGGCTCCTGTATGGTTTCTTCAGAGGGAGCTTGCGCAGCCTACTTCAAGTACAGAAAGGAGTTTATTAAGTCCTAA
- a CDS encoding HypC/HybG/HupF family hydrogenase formation chaperone, with the protein MCLAIPSKIVELHEDGTATVDTMGVKRKISLELMAEDVGVGDYVLVHVGFAIQKLNEEEALKSLELFEEILSELEEEEQLYGEFGEPDRPQERV; encoded by the coding sequence ATGTGTCTTGCTATTCCCTCCAAGATTGTTGAACTTCACGAAGATGGGACCGCTACAGTTGATACGATGGGTGTCAAGAGGAAGATATCCCTTGAACTCATGGCTGAGGATGTCGGTGTAGGTGATTACGTCCTTGTACATGTTGGTTTTGCCATTCAGAAGTTGAATGAGGAAGAAGCCCTTAAAAGTTTAGAGCTCTTTGAAGAGATTCTCTCAGAACTTGAGGAAGAGGAGCAGCTCTATGGAGAGTTTGGAGAGCCAGATAGACCTCAGGAGAGAGTTTAG
- the ligA gene encoding NAD-dependent DNA ligase LigA: MYTPERERELIELTRKLLQELEEIKRSDLEKAKEYTKSLREVINYHDYKYYVQASPVISDYEYDMLFRTLRDLEKKYPELITPDSPTQRVASEITGAFPTVKHYTPMLSLDNAYSEEELRDFDRRVRELTGLEVVEYSVEPKYDGAGIALVYRNDLFVRGATRGDGETGEDITNNLKTIRTIPLRADFSRFGISLVELRGEVLINKEEFKRMNEERLEEGLPPFANPRNAAAGSIRLQNPAEVAKRKLDAVVYQVSYVEPESKHIELHYEAIRMLHLLGFKTPFPDMKVCQGIDEVIAYCREWEEKRDLYPYEIDGMVIKVNRKEYYEVLGFTSHHPRWAIAFKFKPKQATTKLVSVVFQVGRVGTITPVGKLEPVEIGGVTVSSVSLFNEDFIKEKDIRIGDMVLVERAGDVIPYVVEVIKEARDGDEEPIEFPKECPSCGSKLVKLPGEVAWRCINIACPAQVVLRLKHWGSREAMDIRGLGDATAKALYNKGLVKDVGDLYYLKVTDLIKLPGFAEKAATNLYNAIQESKGRGLDRVLYGLGIRYVGLTTAKKLSQVIDDIWELKDMPLERLESIEGIGFVVARSIKEFFSREENLKVIEKLDKAGVKLRRTKLEKEGPLKGKVFVFTGTLSCCSREKAGEIVESLGGIFSNTVTSKTTYLVVGEEPGRTKLNRAKQLGIKTIGEEDFLNMIKDYVNIEELKREERREGRLF; this comes from the coding sequence ATGTATACACCGGAGAGGGAAAGGGAGCTCATAGAATTAACAAGGAAACTCTTGCAGGAGCTTGAAGAGATAAAGAGGTCAGACCTTGAGAAGGCTAAGGAATACACCAAAAGCCTAAGAGAAGTTATAAACTATCACGACTATAAGTACTATGTCCAGGCTTCACCCGTGATCTCCGACTATGAATACGACATGCTGTTCAGAACCCTCAGAGACCTGGAAAAGAAGTATCCTGAGTTAATAACCCCAGATTCTCCAACCCAAAGGGTGGCAAGTGAAATCACGGGAGCCTTCCCAACGGTAAAACATTACACGCCCATGCTTTCCCTTGACAACGCCTACTCGGAGGAAGAGCTCAGAGATTTTGATAGAAGGGTAAGGGAGCTAACAGGTCTTGAAGTTGTTGAGTACAGCGTTGAGCCTAAGTACGATGGAGCAGGTATAGCATTGGTTTACAGAAACGACCTTTTTGTCAGAGGAGCTACGAGGGGGGATGGAGAAACTGGAGAGGATATAACGAACAACCTTAAAACTATAAGAACCATACCTTTGAGAGCTGATTTCAGCAGATTCGGTATAAGCTTGGTAGAGCTTAGGGGGGAGGTTCTCATAAACAAGGAAGAGTTTAAGAGGATGAACGAAGAGAGGCTTGAGGAGGGGTTACCTCCCTTTGCCAACCCGAGGAACGCAGCGGCTGGCTCAATAAGACTGCAAAATCCTGCAGAGGTGGCAAAGAGAAAGCTGGACGCAGTGGTCTATCAGGTATCGTATGTTGAACCAGAGTCCAAACACATAGAGCTTCACTATGAAGCTATAAGGATGCTCCATCTTTTGGGTTTTAAAACCCCCTTTCCTGATATGAAGGTGTGTCAGGGAATAGATGAGGTTATAGCTTACTGCAGGGAGTGGGAAGAGAAGAGAGACCTTTATCCTTACGAGATAGATGGCATGGTTATAAAGGTAAACAGGAAGGAGTATTACGAAGTCTTAGGGTTCACCTCCCATCACCCTAGGTGGGCTATAGCTTTCAAGTTTAAACCAAAGCAGGCTACCACTAAACTCGTGAGTGTTGTGTTTCAGGTTGGTAGAGTCGGAACAATCACTCCGGTAGGAAAGCTTGAACCTGTTGAAATAGGCGGTGTTACTGTGTCTTCGGTGTCTCTCTTCAACGAAGACTTTATAAAGGAAAAAGATATACGGATAGGCGATATGGTCTTGGTTGAGAGAGCGGGGGACGTAATCCCGTACGTAGTAGAAGTTATCAAGGAAGCCAGAGACGGTGATGAGGAACCTATAGAGTTTCCCAAAGAATGCCCTTCTTGTGGTTCTAAGCTTGTAAAGCTACCTGGAGAGGTTGCCTGGAGGTGTATCAACATAGCCTGCCCTGCACAGGTTGTTCTTAGGCTCAAGCACTGGGGCAGCAGAGAAGCTATGGACATAAGGGGATTAGGGGATGCCACCGCCAAGGCGCTCTACAATAAAGGGCTCGTAAAGGACGTTGGAGACCTGTATTATCTAAAGGTTACAGACCTCATAAAACTGCCGGGTTTTGCCGAAAAGGCAGCTACAAATCTGTACAACGCCATTCAAGAATCAAAGGGCAGGGGGCTGGACAGAGTCCTTTACGGTCTTGGAATAAGATATGTAGGTCTTACAACTGCCAAGAAACTTTCACAGGTAATAGATGACATATGGGAGCTTAAAGATATGCCTCTTGAGAGGCTTGAGTCCATAGAAGGTATAGGGTTTGTTGTTGCAAGGAGCATAAAGGAATTCTTCTCAAGGGAGGAGAACCTTAAAGTCATAGAAAAACTGGACAAGGCTGGTGTAAAGCTGAGGAGAACAAAGCTTGAAAAGGAAGGTCCCCTGAAGGGAAAGGTCTTTGTTTTTACCGGGACTCTTAGCTGTTGTTCAAGAGAGAAGGCTGGAGAGATTGTTGAGAGTTTGGGTGGGATTTTCTCAAACACCGTGACCTCTAAAACCACTTACCTGGTTGTAGGAGAAGAACCGGGTAGGACCAAGCTCAACAGGGCTAAACAGCTTGGAATTAAAACCATAGGCGAAGAAGACTTCCTGAACATGATAAAGGACTACGTAAATATAGAAGAACTGAAGAGGGAAGAGAGAAGAGAGGGTCGTCTCTTTTAG
- the ftsA gene encoding cell division protein FtsA produces the protein MKTVASIDIGTDKIVALIGEVDTYGDLHIVGVGESKARGVDKGTITRLEVAARAIATAVREAEEMSGQKVSEVVINVSGSTIKSQNEKDTINISPSPVEVENEHIQRLVERSIARGKEDGYEIIHAIPRRYMLDDQEGIEDPVGLIGSKLTAQVHIVKVGTTVSRNIEKAVVSAGFQPAMRVASAIASAKAVLSDEEKEEGVLLIDMGASLTDFVLYLEGYPVITGSLPLAGNAITKDISSYMKIDPEHAEKIKREQGVALVNLVKEGEIIKIKPRGEDRDISIEKTTLAEVIQIRLEEIIEKIVEKIDSSGYKIDIANAGVVITGGCANLKGIKEFVERFTDLPARIGVPSGIIGLKEKIEDAKYATAVGLLKFRVSPEGIIPGGLRMELHSNGPGKGINFGGMVEKFKNFLREIM, from the coding sequence ATCCAAGGCGAGGGGTGTGGATAAAGGTACCATAACCAGACTTGAAGTTGCAGCCAGAGCGATAGCAACCGCTGTCAGAGAAGCTGAGGAGATGTCAGGGCAGAAGGTGTCGGAAGTCGTTATAAACGTCTCCGGCTCCACAATCAAGAGTCAGAACGAGAAGGACACTATAAACATATCTCCAAGCCCTGTAGAGGTTGAAAATGAACACATACAGAGGCTGGTTGAAAGGAGCATCGCAAGGGGTAAGGAGGACGGGTACGAGATAATCCATGCGATACCAAGAAGATATATGCTTGATGACCAAGAGGGGATAGAAGACCCGGTTGGGCTTATAGGTTCTAAGCTAACAGCGCAGGTACATATCGTTAAAGTGGGAACTACCGTCAGCAGGAACATTGAGAAGGCTGTGGTTTCCGCCGGCTTTCAACCTGCAATGAGAGTGGCAAGTGCGATAGCCTCTGCGAAAGCAGTTCTCTCCGATGAGGAGAAGGAAGAGGGTGTCCTGCTTATAGACATGGGAGCCAGTCTGACTGACTTTGTTCTGTACCTTGAAGGATACCCTGTAATAACAGGGAGTCTACCCCTTGCGGGTAACGCTATAACCAAAGACATAAGCTCCTATATGAAGATAGACCCCGAACATGCGGAAAAGATAAAGAGGGAACAGGGTGTTGCCCTTGTAAACCTCGTGAAGGAAGGAGAGATAATAAAAATCAAACCGAGAGGAGAGGATAGGGATATATCAATAGAGAAAACTACCCTTGCAGAGGTCATACAGATAAGGCTTGAGGAGATAATAGAGAAGATAGTAGAGAAGATAGATAGCTCGGGATATAAGATAGATATTGCTAACGCCGGGGTCGTCATAACAGGTGGGTGTGCAAATCTAAAGGGGATTAAAGAGTTCGTTGAAAGGTTTACGGACCTTCCAGCTCGTATAGGAGTGCCTTCCGGGATAATAGGGTTGAAGGAAAAAATTGAAGACGCGAAATATGCAACTGCGGTTGGTCTGCTCAAGTTCCGTGTTTCCCCGGAGGGTATAATACCCGGAGGACTCAGAATGGAATTACACAGCAACGGTCCTGGCAAGGGCATTAACTTTGGAGGAATGGTTGAGAAGTTTAAGAACTTCCTCAGGGAAATTATGTAA
- the ftsZ gene encoding cell division protein FtsZ: protein MESLNPTRIKVIGVGGGGCNAVNRMFIDGIEDVETYAVNTDVQHLSSLSVPHKIQIGEKVTRGLGAGARPEIGEQAALEDLDKIKDILKDTDMLFIAVGLGGGTGTGAAPVIAQTAREMGILTVGVATLPFKFEGPRRMQAALAGLDRLKDNVDTYIVIHNQKLQEIANKVLTVKDAFREVDNVLSKAVRGITNIISTSAMINVDFADVRTVMESGGLALIGMGEGRGEGKIDLAVEQAITSPLLEGNTIEGAKRLLVTLWVSEDIPFNEVEQAISGIMARTHNEPLIIFGAVLEENVENFLRVAVVATDFEKAQSESSREENLFRVIKREPPPVKRAVPEEGISPVEPEEEVPAYLRRKRKI, encoded by the coding sequence ATGGAGAGTCTGAACCCAACAAGGATAAAGGTTATCGGTGTTGGAGGTGGGGGCTGTAACGCTGTTAACAGGATGTTCATTGACGGGATAGAGGATGTGGAGACATACGCCGTCAATACGGATGTCCAGCACCTCAGTTCACTCTCCGTACCCCACAAGATACAGATAGGAGAAAAGGTTACCAGGGGGCTCGGTGCAGGTGCAAGACCCGAGATAGGAGAGCAGGCGGCTTTGGAGGACCTTGATAAAATCAAGGATATACTCAAAGATACAGATATGCTTTTTATAGCGGTTGGTCTCGGAGGAGGGACCGGAACAGGTGCCGCTCCCGTTATAGCCCAAACCGCCAGAGAGATGGGTATACTTACTGTTGGTGTAGCAACCCTACCTTTCAAGTTTGAAGGACCCCGCAGGATGCAGGCTGCCCTTGCAGGTCTGGACAGGCTCAAAGACAACGTTGATACCTACATAGTTATCCACAACCAGAAGCTCCAGGAGATAGCTAATAAAGTTCTCACTGTCAAGGATGCCTTCAGGGAGGTTGACAATGTCCTTTCTAAAGCTGTCAGGGGTATAACAAACATAATTTCAACCTCTGCCATGATAAACGTTGACTTTGCAGATGTAAGAACGGTTATGGAGAGTGGCGGACTTGCCCTTATAGGTATGGGAGAGGGAAGAGGCGAAGGAAAGATAGACCTCGCCGTAGAGCAGGCTATAACCAGTCCTCTGCTTGAGGGTAACACGATAGAAGGGGCAAAGAGGCTCCTCGTTACGCTGTGGGTGAGTGAAGATATACCCTTCAACGAGGTTGAGCAGGCTATAAGTGGTATTATGGCAAGAACCCATAACGAACCTCTTATAATCTTTGGAGCGGTTCTTGAAGAGAACGTTGAAAACTTCCTCAGGGTTGCGGTGGTCGCCACGGATTTTGAGAAGGCTCAGAGTGAAAGCTCAAGGGAAGAGAACCTCTTCAGGGTAATAAAGAGGGAACCACCTCCCGTGAAAAGGGCAGTTCCAGAGGAAGGCATAAGTCCCGTTGAACCCGAAGAGGAAGTCCCGGCTTACCTCAGGAGGAAGAGGAAGATATAA
- a CDS encoding DUF3373 domain-containing protein yields the protein MLKRASLYSLLLAGSIFAQPSDELKQLREEVEVLKEELRKLRLEISIPQITTYQSYSGLGPAASKALINPKGVSVGGYGEVHFYKSNKDIRGGTKSYTDLTRLILYIGYAFTEKLKFTSELELEHASTNSGHGTGGGYFKAELAILDYNFKPQFGVRGGLLLIPVGIINEVHEPPTFYTVDRPYLERNIIPTTWEEIGVGAYGTIGMVDYRVYVTNALMLKGGGGYSPSAPLKTARQRGARAVSERFGLTGRVDLNLPYNLKLGGSFWTGDVQSKGGSDSNLGLRRGEKVGSVTLFSPHLWWQWAGFDVRVVGAYVKVNDADKIGNDLGVTNYPSKMQGFYTQVAYNVLRLTDIEQELYIFGMYENYDTHASVPSGYSKPAGHKVQIFNVGLSYKPHPLVALKADYVKEDYSDGNDDRNLYRAAISWMF from the coding sequence ATGTTGAAGAGAGCTTCTTTGTACTCTCTGCTTCTGGCAGGTTCCATCTTTGCCCAGCCTTCAGATGAACTAAAGCAACTCAGAGAGGAGGTGGAAGTCCTCAAAGAGGAGCTTAGAAAGCTCAGGCTGGAGATATCAATTCCCCAGATAACTACCTATCAGAGCTACTCGGGTCTCGGTCCTGCTGCTTCAAAGGCACTGATAAATCCGAAGGGGGTCTCCGTTGGAGGATATGGAGAAGTTCACTTCTATAAGAGCAATAAGGATATAAGGGGCGGCACAAAAAGTTATACAGACTTGACCAGGCTAATCCTATATATAGGGTATGCCTTTACAGAAAAGCTGAAGTTCACCTCGGAACTTGAACTTGAGCACGCATCAACAAACTCTGGGCATGGAACGGGAGGAGGATACTTTAAAGCGGAACTTGCTATTCTGGACTACAACTTTAAACCTCAGTTTGGTGTAAGAGGCGGTCTTTTACTCATACCTGTTGGTATTATTAACGAGGTTCATGAACCTCCCACCTTTTATACCGTGGATAGACCTTATCTAGAGAGAAATATAATCCCAACAACGTGGGAGGAGATAGGTGTTGGAGCTTATGGAACCATCGGTATGGTGGACTATCGTGTGTATGTAACAAACGCACTAATGTTAAAGGGTGGAGGAGGTTACTCTCCTTCTGCTCCGCTCAAAACTGCTAGGCAGAGGGGTGCAAGGGCTGTATCGGAGCGCTTTGGCTTAACAGGAAGAGTTGATTTAAACCTGCCCTACAACCTTAAGTTAGGCGGATCCTTCTGGACAGGAGATGTTCAATCTAAAGGTGGGAGTGATAGTAACCTCGGTTTAAGGAGAGGAGAGAAGGTGGGTTCGGTAACTCTTTTCTCACCTCACCTGTGGTGGCAGTGGGCTGGTTTTGATGTGAGGGTTGTGGGAGCTTATGTAAAGGTGAACGATGCAGATAAGATAGGTAACGATTTGGGCGTTACGAATTACCCTTCTAAGATGCAGGGCTTTTATACCCAGGTCGCCTACAACGTTCTCAGGTTAACCGATATTGAGCAGGAGCTTTATATCTTCGGAATGTACGAGAACTACGACACCCACGCAAGCGTTCCATCGGGTTACTCCAAGCCTGCAGGACACAAGGTTCAGATATTCAACGTGGGTCTGTCTTACAAACCCCACCCGCTCGTAGCTCTTAAGGCAGACTATGTAAAGGAGGATTACAGCGACGGCAACGATGACAGAAACCTGTATAGGGCAGCTATAAGCTGGATGTTCTAA
- a CDS encoding FAD:protein FMN transferase encodes MRVLIAYLLFSLSFSFGVEKLFYIMGTYAHVELPSEREVYKAYRVMHSLERKLSDYIGDSEVSEVNRKAGISPVVVSPETLEVVRLALEVSKRTYGYFDITIGAVTVNHKRLGLIPLNEAQKLVNFRNVVIGKNTLFLKDKGMAIDLGGIGKGYALDVAYRTLDSPWGFIGIAGDMKVWGTEKVLAVKDPLSGGSLLQGVNRGDLCISTSGNYVKRHIDNRDRELVQVTVVHDICTFADAYATALFSMPRSLRKNFLKENPEVGVLELYSDGSLYMNDSFRKRFRLLILKTDMQSQ; translated from the coding sequence GTGAGAGTTCTGATTGCCTACTTGTTGTTTTCCCTTTCTTTCTCCTTTGGTGTGGAGAAACTCTTTTACATTATGGGGACTTACGCTCACGTGGAACTACCTTCTGAGAGGGAAGTTTATAAGGCTTACAGGGTTATGCACTCGCTGGAGCGTAAATTATCTGACTATATTGGGGATTCTGAAGTTTCTGAGGTAAACAGAAAGGCAGGCATAAGCCCCGTGGTTGTTTCACCTGAGACGCTGGAAGTTGTCCGTTTAGCCCTTGAGGTATCCAAGAGAACTTACGGATACTTTGATATAACAATCGGAGCTGTTACGGTGAACCATAAAAGGCTCGGGCTTATCCCCTTAAACGAAGCTCAAAAGCTTGTGAACTTCCGCAATGTTGTGATCGGTAAGAACACCCTGTTTTTGAAAGATAAAGGTATGGCTATAGACCTGGGTGGTATAGGTAAGGGGTACGCCCTTGACGTTGCCTACAGGACGTTAGATTCTCCCTGGGGTTTTATCGGTATAGCCGGAGACATGAAGGTGTGGGGTACGGAGAAGGTTCTGGCTGTTAAGGACCCTCTATCAGGTGGCTCCTTACTTCAAGGTGTAAACCGCGGAGACCTCTGTATATCCACATCGGGTAACTATGTAAAGAGGCACATAGATAACAGGGATAGGGAACTGGTTCAAGTAACCGTCGTTCATGATATATGCACCTTTGCTGATGCTTACGCCACAGCTCTGTTTTCTATGCCCAGAAGCTTGCGTAAAAACTTTCTGAAGGAGAATCCCGAAGTGGGGGTACTGGAGCTTTACTCTGACGGCTCCCTTTATATGAACGACTCCTTCAGAAAACGCTTTCGCCTCCTTATACTAAAAACTGATATGCAGTCTCAATAA
- the hslO gene encoding Hsp33 family molecular chaperone HslO — protein sequence MIQRELSKETREDLKNYFADRDYMVIAVPRKEPARVYVVKATNAVETARRIHNLSPGATVALGRALVGVLLLTSLVKHATDQKVLLKIEGDGPIGTIYAEADGKGRVRGFVENPQVDTFTKEVNGKKKFDVSRIVGRNGNLTVVKELRMGTPYTSIVPLVSGEIAQDLAYYFSQSEQIPSAVGIGVLVNEDGSVKHAGGFLVQTLGGISDKVVDLLEHRVNELPPLTELMEEGKRPEDIAIMLLDGLEPQLIGLKEVEYYCPCDEEIARSSLLLLTEGELNELLEEGPAEVVCKFCGRVYRFTREDLQRR from the coding sequence ATGATTCAGAGAGAGCTGAGTAAGGAAACCAGAGAAGACCTAAAAAATTATTTCGCAGACAGAGACTATATGGTCATAGCCGTTCCCAGGAAAGAACCTGCAAGGGTTTACGTTGTTAAAGCAACAAACGCTGTTGAAACAGCAAGGAGAATTCACAATCTCTCTCCTGGTGCCACAGTGGCTCTTGGAAGGGCGCTGGTTGGTGTTCTACTGCTTACATCCCTTGTCAAGCACGCCACGGACCAGAAGGTTCTTCTTAAAATAGAGGGGGATGGTCCAATAGGGACTATTTACGCTGAGGCAGACGGAAAAGGCAGGGTAAGAGGTTTTGTTGAGAACCCGCAGGTTGATACCTTTACCAAGGAAGTCAATGGAAAGAAAAAGTTTGACGTCTCAAGGATAGTAGGCAGAAACGGGAACCTGACCGTTGTGAAGGAATTGAGAATGGGAACCCCCTATACCAGCATAGTACCTCTGGTTTCAGGGGAGATAGCTCAGGACCTCGCTTACTACTTTTCCCAGTCAGAGCAGATACCTTCTGCCGTTGGGATCGGTGTTCTGGTAAATGAAGATGGAAGCGTAAAACATGCCGGAGGTTTCCTTGTTCAAACCTTGGGAGGGATAAGCGATAAGGTCGTTGACCTCCTTGAACACAGAGTGAATGAGCTACCGCCTCTCACGGAACTGATGGAGGAAGGCAAGCGCCCCGAGGATATAGCAATCATGCTTCTTGATGGACTTGAACCTCAGCTGATAGGTCTAAAAGAGGTAGAGTATTACTGCCCCTGTGATGAAGAGATAGCGAGATCAAGCCTCTTACTCCTTACCGAAGGCGAACTTAACGAGCTCCTTGAAGAAGGTCCCGCCGAAGTTGTTTGTAAGTTTTGCGGTAGGGTATATAGGTTTACAAGGGAGGACCTGCAGAGGAGATAA